From the Anolis sagrei isolate rAnoSag1 chromosome 12, rAnoSag1.mat, whole genome shotgun sequence genome, one window contains:
- the LOC132764498 gene encoding keratin-associated protein 5-2-like, with protein sequence MCERRIYAAGREPYFNLNSTWYDPAGSWLDTRRKPFHYTVNTSCVPCCNKNNNCDVPRRGGHNYRCYGYRQSTCIPECNPRLPCGFRNPSGGPRDYWGRPIGDSCDGRTGGHYSNEESVNGSCCGASGGCGGGGGACAQPSSQIGGCGGGVCSEPGCQSGRCGGRRRGLCSEPGCGLFGRRRSVCSEASRGCQPCGPQTSFSGGCGGRGLCSEPGCGISRRRQSVCSETWSRSSRGCQPCGTGGCAGPQTSFSGGCGGRGLCSEPGCGIARRRQSVCSETWSRSSRGCQPCGRGACAGPQSSVSGGCRGRGVCSEP encoded by the coding sequence ATGTGTGAAAGAAGGATTTACGCAGCCGGGAGAGAGCCCTACTTCAACCTGAACTCAACCTGGTACGACCCTGCCGGATCCTGGTTGGACACTCGTCGTAAGCCCTTCCATTACACCGTCAATACTTCCTGCGTGCCCTGctgtaacaagaacaacaattgtGACGTCCCACGAAGAGGAGGTCACAACTACCGCTGCTATGGCTACCGCCAGTCCACATGTATCCCCGAATGTAACCCGAGACTCCCGTGTGGGTTTCGGAACCCATCAGGGGGACCCCGTGATTACTGGGGGCGACCCATCGGCGATTCCTGTGACGGTCGGACCGGGGGACACTACAGCAACGAGGAGTCGGTCAATGGATCATGCTGTGGAGCATCAGGAGGATGCGGCGGTGGAGGAGGAGCATGTGCCCAACCATCTTCTCAAATTGGAGGATGTGGCGGTGGAGTATGCTCTGAGCCAGGGTGTCAGTCTGGAAGATGCGGAGGACGTAGAAGAGGATTGTGCTCCGAGCCAGGTTGTGGCCTCTTCGGACGAAGACGATCGGTTTGTTCCGAAGCTTCCAGAGGATGCCAACCCTGTGGACCGCAGACCTCATTTTCTGGTGGATGTGGAGGAAGAGGATTGTGCTCCGAACCAGGTTGTGGTATCTCAAGAAGAAGACAATCTGtgtgttctgaaacttggagcaGATCTTCCAGAGGATGCCAACCCTGTGGGACAGGAGGATGTGCTGGACCGCAGACCTCATTTTCCGGTGGATGTGGAGGAAGAGGATTATGCTCCGAACCAGGTTGTGGCATCGCAAGAAGAAGACAATCTGTGTGTTCCGAAACTTGGAGCAGATCTTCCAGAGGATGTCAACCCTGTGGGAGAGGAGCATGTGCTGGGCCACAGAGTTCGGTTTCAGGAGGATGCAGAGGAAGAGGAGTCTGCTCCGAACCCTAA